Proteins encoded in a region of the Oceanibaculum nanhaiense genome:
- a CDS encoding transglycosylase domain-containing protein, producing the protein MLVAGAVGYFAYQLPDISALNEQARRPSVQLLAADGGAFASFGEVYGETLPVKTMSRHLPRAVIAIEDRRFYDHFGVDLFGLARASIANFREGRVVQGGSTITQQLAKNLFLTSERSFDRKIKELLLALWLEQKFSKDEILGIYLNRVYFGAGTYGVDAASRRYFGRSARDLDLYQAAMLAGLLKAPSRYNPSRDKAQADARARQVLASMVDAGLADSAAAARAAKQGTTIAAGARGGDGARYFADWVLDRAMGYLGHIDRDITIVTTLEPALQRAAEDTLKLALVRDGSAARVGQASLVALDLDGGVRAMVGGRDYGQSQFNRATQAQRQPGSAFKPIVYLAALQAGWEPTDSIEDQPIRIGDWSPANFDGRHHGVVTLADAFAQSSNVATVRLAERVGRSRIIEAARRLGLSGELANHPSLPLGVNEVSLLELTGAYGPFANGGQGVIPYGIREIRDADGLVLFRHNGSAIGPVMSPGEAARMTDMMVGVISHGTGRAAQLSRPAAGKTGTSQDHRDAWFVGYSSDLVTGIWMGNDDAAPMNKVTGGGLPAKAWQAFMERSHQGLPPSPLFAHALMRIQQASVEPSRPALATGILPGNRVDGLSGARD; encoded by the coding sequence GTGCTGGTTGCCGGGGCGGTCGGTTACTTCGCCTATCAGCTGCCGGACATTTCCGCCCTGAACGAGCAGGCGCGCCGGCCCAGCGTCCAGCTCCTCGCCGCCGATGGCGGCGCCTTCGCCAGTTTTGGCGAGGTTTATGGCGAAACCCTGCCGGTGAAGACGATGTCTCGGCACCTGCCGCGTGCTGTCATCGCCATTGAGGACCGCCGTTTCTACGATCATTTCGGTGTCGATCTGTTCGGCCTTGCCCGCGCCAGCATCGCCAATTTCCGCGAAGGGCGGGTGGTGCAGGGCGGCAGCACGATCACCCAGCAGCTGGCCAAGAACCTGTTCCTGACCTCGGAGCGCAGCTTCGATCGCAAGATAAAGGAACTGCTGCTCGCGCTTTGGCTGGAGCAGAAATTCAGCAAGGACGAGATTCTCGGTATCTATCTGAACCGGGTCTATTTCGGCGCCGGCACCTATGGTGTGGATGCCGCTTCCCGGCGTTATTTCGGGCGCAGCGCGCGCGACCTCGATCTCTATCAGGCGGCGATGCTGGCCGGCCTGCTGAAGGCGCCTTCGCGCTATAACCCGTCACGCGACAAGGCGCAGGCCGACGCCCGCGCCCGGCAGGTGCTGGCGAGCATGGTGGATGCCGGTCTTGCCGATTCGGCCGCCGCCGCCCGCGCGGCGAAGCAGGGCACCACTATCGCGGCGGGGGCGCGCGGCGGCGATGGCGCGCGCTATTTCGCCGATTGGGTGCTGGATCGCGCCATGGGCTATCTTGGCCATATCGACCGCGACATCACCATCGTCACCACGTTGGAACCGGCGCTGCAGCGCGCGGCGGAGGATACGCTGAAGCTTGCGCTTGTCCGTGACGGCAGCGCCGCCAGGGTCGGGCAGGCATCGCTGGTGGCGCTCGACCTCGATGGCGGGGTGCGCGCCATGGTCGGCGGCCGGGATTACGGGCAGAGCCAGTTCAACCGCGCGACTCAGGCCCAGCGCCAGCCCGGCTCGGCGTTCAAGCCGATTGTCTATCTGGCTGCCCTGCAGGCCGGCTGGGAACCGACGGACAGCATCGAGGATCAGCCGATCCGCATCGGCGACTGGAGCCCGGCCAATTTCGATGGACGGCACCACGGTGTGGTCACGCTGGCCGACGCCTTCGCCCAATCCTCGAACGTCGCGACCGTGCGGCTCGCCGAACGGGTTGGCCGGTCGCGGATCATCGAGGCCGCCCGCCGTCTCGGCCTGTCGGGCGAACTCGCCAATCATCCCAGCCTGCCGCTCGGTGTGAACGAGGTCAGCCTGCTGGAGCTTACCGGCGCCTATGGCCCCTTCGCCAATGGCGGACAGGGCGTCATTCCCTATGGCATCCGGGAAATCCGCGATGCCGACGGGCTGGTGCTGTTCCGCCATAATGGCTCGGCGATCGGCCCGGTGATGTCGCCCGGCGAGGCGGCAAGGATGACCGACATGATGGTCGGGGTGATTTCCCACGGCACCGGCCGCGCGGCGCAGCTCAGCCGGCCGGCGGCGGGCAAGACCGGCACCAGCCAGGATCACCGCGATGCCTGGTTCGTGGGGTATTCCAGCGATCTGGTGACCGGCATCTGGATGGGCAATGACGATGCTGCGCCGATGAACAAGGTAACGGGCGGCGGCCTGCCGGCGAAGGCCTGGCAGGCCTTCATGGAGCGCAGCCATCAGGGCCTGCCGCCCAGCCCGCTGTTCGCCCATGCGCTGATGCGCATCCAGCAGGCCTCGGTCGAGCCGTCGCGTCCGGCGCTGGCGACCGGCATTCTGCCGGGAAACAGGGTGGACGGCCTGTCCGGTGCGCGGGATTAG